AAGACTCAAGGGCGGGAATGATACCCTCAAGCTGACTCATCAGACGGAAACCAATAAAGGCCTGGGCATCAGTGCAAGCAATGAACTTGGCACGGTCGGTATCCTTCCAGTTGGACAACTCGGGGCCGACGCCGGGGTAGTCGAGACCGGCGGAGACGGAGTGGGTCTCGTCGATCTGGCCGTGCTCATTCTGGAGGATATAGGTCCGGACGCCGTGGAGAACACCCTTGGAGCCAGCAGTGAGAGTGGCACTGTGGCGAAGGGTATcgacaccgtcaccaccagcctccaCGCCCAACATCTTGACGCTCTTGTCCTCGGCGAAGGGGTAGAACATGCCGACGGCGTTGGAGCCGCCACCGACGCAAGCAACGACGGCATCGGGGAGCTTGCCACGCTTCTCGAGCATCTGCTGCTTGGTCTCTCTGCCAATGACGGACTGGAAGGTGCGGACAatggtggggaaggggtggggaCCGATGGCAGATCCAATGATGTAATGGGTGTCCTCGAGGTTGACGACCCAAGAGCGGAGAGCCTCGTTGACGGCGTCGCGGAGGGTGCGACTGCCAGCCTCGACGGCAACGACCTTGGCGCCGAGAAGCTTCATGCGGAACACATTAAGAGCCTGGCGGCGAACATCCTCAGCGCCCATGAAAACGGTGCACTCCATGCCGAACTTAGCACAGACGGTAGCTGTGGCTACACCGTGCTGGCCGGCACCGGTCTCGGCAATAATCTTGGTCTTGCCCAATCTCCTGGCGAGAAGGAGCTGACCGAGGGCATTGTTGATCTTGTGGGAACCGGTGTGGTTGAGATCCTCTCTCTTAAGCCAGATGTTCGCACCACCAGCGTGTTCCGTCAGGCGCTCAGCAAGATGGAGGTGACCGGGGCGGCCCATCCAGGGGTAGTAGGAGCGGTACTCCTCCCAGAAAGCCGGGTCAtctttgatcttgttgaAGCCGTCCTCAAGCTCAGAAAGGCAGTCCATCAGGGACTCGGGGACGTACTGGCCACCAAACTCACCGAAACGCTTGGGGAGATCAGAGTTGGTCATGTCGAGCTGGGCAACAAGGTCATCCGTCTCCTTGATGACAGCATCCACGGACACATCTCCAGTCTCCTGAGCAccgttgatggcctcgagAATGCCAACCTCGCGggtggcctcctcctcgggggaggtggtgcgaCCGCAAAGGTAACCGCAGTACTCCTGGACAGCCTTGTTGATCTCGTTCTCGGCGGCGTTCATAATGGTAGTAACAATCTGACTgccgacgacaacaccatctgCAAGCTGAGACACGGACTGGAAGTGATCGCGAGTGCTGACACCGAAACCGACGGCCGCGGGCTTGTCGCCACTGTACTTCTTCACACGGGCGAGGAGCTCCGGCAAGTGAGCGTTCAGGGTGCCACTAGCACCGGTGACGCCCTGGCGAGAGACGACGTAGATGAAGGAGTCGGCGAGCTGGCAGAGGATACGCATGCGGGCATCCGAGGTGGCGGGAGCAATGAGGGGGACGTAGGAGAGACCGCCGCGGGTGCAGAGTCTGCGGAAGGAGACGGCCTCTTCGGGGGGCAGATCGACAATGATGAAGCCATTGACACCGGCTTCCTTGCAGTCCTTGAGGAGTCGCTCCTCGCCGTagctgaggagggggttgtagTAGCCCATGAGGAGAATGGGAGCCTTGAGGCCACGCTTGCGGGCCACGCGGACCATGTCGAGGACGCCCTCGGTGGTCACGCCATGCTGGAGAGCGATCTGTGTGTTTTCCCGTCAGTGGCTTGTTCGCCGCTCGTCGACAAATATGCTGGGCAAGGTAAGCTTACGGTGTTGGCAGTCTGGATGGTAGGGCCATCGGCAATTGGGTCAGAGAACGGAACGCCGAGCTCAATAACATCTGTTGGAGACAAGTTAACGGTTTTGTGTCTTTCAGTGGCAGCACAAAAAGGAGGAATATTTGCATACCGGCGCCGCCCTTCTCCATAGCCAGAAGGACATCGGGAGTGGCTGCGGGGTTGGGGAAACCGGCCGTGACATAGGTGACAAGGGCAGACTGTGGTTGCGAATAGAACAGGTCAGCAATTGGCTCTCTTTTGTTTGTTCTTGAACAGCCGTTCCCCGTTCTTCCCTGTTCCCCGGATTCCGGGATTCAGGCCGTTGGGATAtccaaaataaaaaaaatagaaaataaaaatggcggggttgttgagtGGTGGGAAAGGTACTGACCCTGTTCTGCGCCTTGCAGCGAGCAAACGTCTGCTTGAGGCCTTCCATATTGAATGAATGCGCGTGCTGGCAATCGAGAGACCAATtgggtgggaaggagaaggaagctcAGGATTCAGCAGCAGAAATATGTCAACAAGTTTCTCCCCGGGTTCTGCTTCTGTCTTTGTTTGGAGTTGTGGTTGAAAGGGGAGGCGAGTCATAACCTCATATCAGCGGCACCCCCCCTGTAAAGTGGCAGAAAATTAGCGGAGCCCTTCTGGGGGTTGAGTCaccgcccctcctccagtgCCCCTCTCGACCACAGTGCGTACTGCAGTCTCGCCCCCGTCACCGAACATGGAATTTTTTCTGCCGGCTCGCCACGACCTGGGCCTTCCCGATTGCGGAGGCCATGTCCCGCGATGCCTGAAGAGGCCACGGCGCCGGTCATCACGACCCGAGGTGCCGGAGATCGTGGATACTTGCGGACAAGCCCGTCATCAAAAAGACAACACAATGGGTTTATTCAAGTCCACTTTGGGATCTCACAAAGAAAAAGGCATTTCGATTGCACAGATCCAACTCAAACTGGGCTTCATATATATACGAAGTATCTCATATCTTACCTGTTGGAGTCCCAGCAATCAGGGGATCTCACATAAatcgcaacaacaacaagtaAATGCATGCCGGATGTCTTTTTTGATGAACTGGGTCTGTCTGCCAAATCTACCGAGGTATATATATTGGAACGTCTCGCTATCCAAACGCCTTACCAACCATGcaagcaacaaaagaaaccaagagtgaaacgaaaagaaaaagaaataaaaaaaaatattaaatgACCGAGTACATCGGCGGTGGTTGTCCCAGCCCAGCTCCAGAGGACGAGCTCTCCTCATAACTGCCCCCATTGatatccttcttctcccgccGTCCCTATCGGCCAGAGTACCCGGAATCCTCAACAGTAGGGTAACTGCTCTTTCTCGCATGCGTATTCCACTTCTCCGACTCGACCTTCCCCCTCTTGACGCTCCCGGCATAAACTACCTCTTGTCGGTAGTCATGATACGCACTCGGCTCTTCCTGCTCGTCTGCCTGGACATCTCGTTGGTGTCGTCTGTTGGCGGCTGTGTCGCCAGGAGCAAAACTGTTAGGTCTGCTCCCAAACTTCACGCCCCATCTGTCACCGCCCAGACCGCGTGTCTTGTCGTTCTGCGTCATCCTGACCAGCGCGTAGACCACACCCCCAAGAACAATGATGACATAAACCAGAAGAAGTGCCAGCGAGATGAGCGCCTCTTGAACGATGCCGCTCTGCAGCTTGCTCACGACCTTGGCCACCGCGTCCGTAATCTCATCCGTCGTGACACTAGCAGGCGTAGCCAGGAAGCTGGTCAGCTCACCGTCGCCATTGACGCTGTCGTTGGCTCCGGCACTGAACATATCATTGCGGAAGAGCGGCAGTGTCACCTTGGCGTGGTCATGCACCCACGTCAGCCCCTTCTCAACCGTGTCAATCTTTCGCAAAATGACACAGCCAACGATGTCCTTGGCCACGTTGAACAGAACGGTGTCTTTGAAGACAGCCTCGACCGCCTTGCTGATCTCGTCTTCAAAGGTGTTGAGAGTGTTGTTGACGGCCTTCGTGGCGTTGGTGACGTAACCGAGGAcgtcgttgttgatgtcgtTCTGCAGGCCCAGGATCACTCCGTTCGCACCATCCGACCAGTCCGTCGAGACAGCCTGTAATGTGCCAACAACATCTTCGGCAAAGTTGCCGACTTGAGTAGCGAGCTCCGGAGCCTTATTCTGGATAGCCCTCAGCATCAAGTACTGGCAGAAGCAGCTAAAGAACCCAGCCATGGCCAAGGCAAGAACGAACAGCGCCGGCAGCGAAGTGGCATAGGCCACCATCCACCGCGCCAGAAGGTGGTTCTTGCCAGTCATCCTGAACCGCTTCCCAAGCCAGATTCCCGCACCAGCAGTCATCGGCCGGCCAGCAATATAGACCACATCCATCGGGTCGAAGCCATGCTCGGTAAACACTTTggccctctccttctcctttctcCAGCGGCGAATCTCAATCCAGCCCACGAGGATGATGGCCAGAACGGCCAGAATAGGGATGGCTACCAAGAAGGCAATTTTGGCTTTGGCGATGATCTCGAAGAGCGATTGGAAAAAGTCATTGAGGAACGAGTTGGACGAGCAGAATGAAAGAGCCTGCTTCTGCGCAACGGGGAAGACGGTCTTGTCGAACTGGTAGTTGCCAAAGCTGGAGTTGAGCTGCTCTCTGACGAACTGGAACGGGATGCCAATGGCGTTCTTGGTGAAATTCTCTACCTGGTCGAAGGTAGGCACcttcttgtcgagcttgACGATGCTATCAACCATATCCGTCgagttgatgttgatgtccTTGAGGTCGGCAAGGGGGCGGCTGATGTCAATCTTAGGAATCGAAATGGGGCCGATCAAGCTGCCTGCGAAATTGCCGACTGCATCACCGACGTTCTCGAGAGCTTTCTGTACATCCTCGATAGTCTCTGAAATCTGACCAGTGAGGGTGCCAATGGCATCGTTCATGAACTTTGTTGCCGCCTCGATGCCCTTAGCGCCAACCTCGAGGGCACCGTGGATAAGAGCAGCAATGAGACAGGCCCATGTGCCAACGTACATGTTGATGACAAAGTAAACCAGGTTCTCGACCCCAGTGAGGATCAACATCAGGATCTGAACCATGGCAGAAACAGCCTTCTCAATtccctccgccgccatcgaGTTGACACCCACAGACAAGTAATGAGGCATGGACGCCATGGCACTCCCGACATCTTCGACCTTGGTGCATGCTGAGAGAGCTTTGACTTTGGCATCGCCGATATTGTCGTTGAGGCtgccggtgaggaggaggacgcggacgaggacgaggatgaggagaacgGTCCAGCGGTTGAACCAGAGCTGAGAGAGCCTGGCGCGGAGGCCGAGGTAAGGAGTGACGGTGGGATCGGTGTGGGCGTGTGGTTGAAGCTTGGGAGCGGCCTGATTTTGCTGACTTCTATCGAGATCGATCATCTCCCAGGAGTTGGCGTTGAGGCTGGCGGGAACAGGCGGCACTGGGGTTGGCCCTCCAGCCCTGCCCTTCTCGTCGTAGGTCATTTTTTTATAAGGAAACTAGTGAAGGTATCTTGATCCAGCCAAGAATAATGGATTGTTGTGTGTATCGTGTATCTCGTTGCcgtatgtatgtatgtacctCGATGATATCGTTGATGAGTATGGAAACCGAAATAGGAAACTGAGTAGCAAATAAGAAGTCAAGGAAatgggaaaagaaaatgacaGAAGAAAAATGACAGACTCAAGCAAGCCAGGTGAGCATGATTGAGGGTGAACTGCCACGAGAAAAAACAGTGGCGGTGGACAAtggaggaaaagagacaaTGCGACTGTGTCGCGAAACAATAACGAGGGGCAGGTGTTGACAATAAGAGAAAGCAAATGAATGGTGAATACACGGCCCGCACATGACCCAGGTTCCCAGACGATAGAGACAGGGCTGCTCTTTGTCGGTGTCGACAAAGCCATACAAGGTGAATTGCGACGCCATCTTGAAGCGCTCGCCTTAAGCGCCGGGGGCATGTGAGCCAGTCGTTTCTCCGTCCGGGGTCCTCCGGGGCGGCTGCCGAAACCACGTCGTCAAACTGCGAGGCGACCTCACATGACGGTCAGTCTCTGTTGATTGAACGGGATAAAAGTGGCTGAACCCGATCTTGCATTCAACGGTCTTGTTACATCGTGGGAGAACTCTGCGAGATCTGGCATCGGCTGTCACCAGGGCACTACCCGTCACGGAACCGGAGGATTTTGAGAGTTGAGTGTCCGCATGATTGACtgctggtgtttgttgtgttgtgCATATCCATGTGTCTGCTCTGCGTGCCAGCCCAGTCGTCGCTCATGGCtaggatgatgatggaacttgaagaagatgacgatgcGAAACTGGAGGTGAATTGTTGGAGTTGCTCAGTTGTGGTTCGAAACGCACATCGAATGCCAAGCCACACCTGCCTGCTGCCGTGAGGCCAGCCACCCGCCTCACTTGCTGCCCGTTATTCTGCCTTCCAGCATATCGTACTTCAATACCTTGAAAGCTGATTCTTCCGATGATTCTCCATTCAACATCTCAACTTACTTACACCATTCAGGTGACTCATCAAGTTGACCTCGCAGAGATCCCTTCATGAGCCGTCACTCTCGGAATTGTGCCAAGAGTCAAGACCAGACGGACGAGCTTGCCAATTGATTGGCTGACGTTGCTCAGGAACGGCGGCTACCAGCGATCCACTTTACCGGGGCGGGAGCTGTCAGCCAATCAACCGTCCAAGATCCCTAGCTTTAATTCTCAAAATAGCTTTCTTGCCATCTCTTTGTTTTCTGAGACTAGGCGACAATAACGCCTGGGGAAATTCGGTTTCGTCGGGGATATTATCTCATTCTGGAGCTACTAGTTTATCTTGGTGGCCAAAGCCAGGACATAACAATGCCATGCGCAACATGAGTGTAGAGAGTCAAAAACAATCTGCAAGGGAACTCGGCAGCAGAGTATTGGTTTGATTAGCTGATGAGAGCAGAGCGAGTGACAGTTTCCAGGTAATGCTTTCTTGTATTTATGCTCACCATAGCTTCGCCATTCTGTTTGGCCTGCTCTTCCAGCCAAGAGAAATCATGTCGATATTCCTAGTGGTAAAGCCGTAAGGCAGCTGGAGCATGTTGAAGAAAAGCTTGAGCAAGATGAACCAAATCGAGACGGACATGTTCAGAAATACACGTAAGATGTATACACATAAATTTACATTGCTTCGCATCTGCTCATCCTCTACACCTTCGCCTTCTTAGGGGCCTTCTTCGGTGCAGGCTTCTCCTTCATGAAGCCCTCATCCTTGgccacctcgacctcgccCAGTTCGAGAATCTGCTCACTACCTGTCTCCGCCAATATGGCATCCGTCTCCTTGATATACGCCTCCCTGCccgcctcatccaccaccctcccatccgGAAGCACATGCTGCCCAGTCGACGCTTCCGACCCCATCAAacccagcttcttcttggtatAAAACTGAATCTGCTTCTGCTCCATTTTGTAcctcttgttctcctccctcacctgcttctccaacaccccgtccaccaaccccaactgtTTCCTCTCGGCGGCGAACCTCTGCTTGACAGCCCTGGTCTGCATGATTCTCCAGCGTAACCTCCAGCCCCACGGACCCAGCTCCTTGATTCTGTTGGACTTGATCCCCAAGAGGTACTCATCCAGCCCGCCGACCTTGTCAATGGTCCGGAGGACCCGGGTGGTCAGCCTCGTCTGGACCCAGGtgcggagggagagggaaaagaggcGCTTGCGGTGGACGTTGGGGCGCCATGTTCGGCGGGTCTTGATCTCGTTCTTCTCGGAGACGTTGTTGCCGTAGCGGATGGTGGCGTGGCCGTAGAGGCCGGTGTTGGACTGCTTGTAGTAGAGGCGGGGTCCGAGAGGGTAGGGGGGGATATGGGGGGCTTGGCCAGTGGGCGAGGGGATGGGGCCGCCGGAAGGTCTGTTTTGGTTGTagagttgggagggggtggtggagaaggagcggatggggagggtgaatgtgccggtggtggtagtggtggttgTCGCCGCGCGGAGGCAGGTTCTcgctgggaggagggctgACATTGTGATGTGGTGTGCTGCCCACGGGGGGCAATTTGGTGGTGTGAAAAAGGGGAAAACTATCGCGGTAGCATTGGCTGGGGTCGGGTTGGTGCACGAGGCGCAATTGACGGAGTGGGCGCCCAAACTCACAGGCGACTGACAATAGCAgcgacgacggcgacagcgacgacgaggtTGAGCTCCAAAAATTCGAGCAGCCGAAATGCATGGGTTGTGGCAGCCGGTGCCGGTTGCCCATGGTTGGGTGTCCAGGAGCTTGGACCACCCACTGTCAgcactcactcactctcaGGGACCCTTGTCTCTCACTCATCGCGACTCTCACTCATCGACGACTTACACCTTCTTTCAACTCATCTTTttcaaaacaaaaaaaaaacagccAAAATGATACCCCCTATTGACGATCTGGTTCTGCAGCAAAATCCCGAATTTGCAGCTCTTtacaccaccctcacaaCAGTCATCCTCAATCCCGATGCCTCCACACGAAAAGACCCCAAGGCCAAAAAGCGAGCTGCGGTGAGAAAGGTGCCGCTTACACCTCTTTTTGTCGTCCATGTTCACATAGGTACTGACCCCCGAACCAGGAACTCGACACCCACCGGCTCAAAACAGCCaaacatcacctcctcatcaacgccatctccaccgcccacccaacaacagaacaaccaccccctccagctcaagaaaaaccatccctcctccgccaccgctcaacccgctcccgctccgaATCCCAACCCCTGAAACCATCCGATCCCCTCccgccacccctccccctggcccaaccaaaaccccctcccctccctcagtccctcctcgacctcctcctcctcctacccccccttttgtcccccagctcccccatccctccctcccagctccccctcttgctatcctcccccccattctccctcctcccctcccacgtccccctcctctcctcgttCTTGTCTCAAACCCTCCACACCAGCGCCTTAACCCTCGCCCGCCTCTcccaaccaaacaccaacccctccttcctccaccgctccatcccttccctcccagccttcaccctcacccagctcgaaaccctccaccacaagaaatactccctcctccgctcccgcctctccctcgccgtctcggtcagcaacctcctcaatcagcaaatcctcatcctctccaagctgATCAGGTCCCTCGAGGCCAAACACGGTCCCGTATCTCGATGGCTAGAATACTCGGCCTCCGAAAGGGCCCTCGTCGCGCAGAAGCAAGAGCTCGAGATCAAATCTGTCAGTCGGGCGCTCAAAAAAGAGGTTTACAGTCCAGAGGTCGCCACGGCGTTGGGGAATTACTCTCGACATCTGAGGGATGCCAAGTCGCGGTTAGAAGAGAGAATCaaggggctggagggggagctgggggagtatcaccaccaagacgcAAGCacggaaagggaaaagacgAGGAAAATGAGGGAAATGGCGAGGGTGTATGCTGACATGGGGAGGCAGTTGGACGAGGTCAGAAAggatttggagaggttggataCTGCTTGAGAGGGAGAATCAAATCAAATCAAGccatgcttctttttgtgtACAAGCCCAATCCCATCCATCGTCTATAGATACGATA
The window above is part of the Podospora bellae-mahoneyi strain CBS 112042 chromosome 3, whole genome shotgun sequence genome. Proteins encoded here:
- the PRM1 gene encoding plasma membrane fusion protein prm1 (BUSCO:EOG09261VUC; EggNog:ENOG503NWR5; COG:S), whose product is MTYDEKGRAGGPTPVPPVPASLNANSWEMIDLDRSQQNQAAPKLQPHAHTDPTVTPYLGLRARLSQLWFNRWTVLLILVLVRVLLLTGSLNDNIGDAKVKALSACTKVEDVGSAMASMPHYLSVGVNSMAAEGIEKAVSAMVQILMLILTGVENLVYFVINMYVGTWACLIAALIHGALEVGAKGIEAATKFMNDAIGTLTGQISETIEDVQKALENVGDAVGNFAGSLIGPISIPKIDISRPLADLKDININSTDMVDSIVKLDKKVPTFDQVENFTKNAIGIPFQFVREQLNSSFGNYQFDKTVFPVAQKQALSFCSSNSFLNDFFQSLFEIIAKAKIAFLVAIPILAVLAIILVGWIEIRRWRKEKERAKVFTEHGFDPMDVVYIAGRPMTAGAGIWLGKRFRMTGKNHLLARWMVAYATSLPALFVLALAMAGFFSCFCQYLMLRAIQNKAPELATQVGNFAEDVVGTLQAVSTDWSDGANGVILGLQNDINNDVLGYVTNATKAVNNTLNTFEDEISKAVEAVFKDTVLFNVAKDIVGCVILRKIDTVEKGLTWVHDHAKVTLPLFRNDMFSAGANDSVNGDGELTSFLATPASVTTDEITDAVAKVVSKLQSGIVQEALISLALLLVYVIIVLGGVVYALVRMTQNDKTRGLGGDRWGVKFGSRPNSFAPGDTAANRRHQRDVQADEQEEPSAYHDYRQEVVYAGSVKRGKVESEKWNTHARKSSYPTVEDSGYSGR
- a CDS encoding hypothetical protein (COG:J; BUSCO:EOG09263ZBJ; EggNog:ENOG503P4V8) — encoded protein: MSALLPARTCLRAATTTTTTTGTFTLPIRSFSTTPSQLYNQNRPSGGPIPSPTGQAPHIPPYPLGPRLYYKQSNTGLYGHATIRYGNNVSEKNEIKTRRTWRPNVHRKRLFSLSLRTWVQTRLTTRVLRTIDKVGGLDEYLLGIKSNRIKELGPWGWRLRWRIMQTRAVKQRFAAERKQLGLVDGVLEKQVREENKRYKMEQKQIQFYTKKKLGLMGSEASTGQHVLPDGRVVDEAGREAYIKETDAILAETGSEQILELGEVEVAKDEGFMKEKPAPKKAPKKAKV
- the TRP3_1 gene encoding anthranilate synthase / indole-3-glycerol phosphate synthase (BUSCO:EOG09260XOG; COG:E; EggNog:ENOG503NUJ5), encoding MEGLKQTFARCKAQNRSALVTYVTAGFPNPAATPDVLLAMEKGGADVIELGVPFSDPIADGPTIQTANTIALQHGVTTEGVLDMVRVARKRGLKAPILLMGYYNPLLSYGEERLLKDCKEAGVNGFIIVDLPPEEAVSFRRLCTRGGLSYVPLIAPATSDARMRILCQLADSFIYVVSRQGVTGASGTLNAHLPELLARVKKYSGDKPAAVGFGVSTRDHFQSVSQLADGVVVGSQIVTTIMNAAENEINKAVQEYCGYLCGRTTSPEEEATREVGILEAINGAQETGDVSVDAVIKETDDLVAQLDMTNSDLPKRFGEFGGQYVPESLMDCLSELEDGFNKIKDDPAFWEEYRSYYPWMGRPGHLHLAERLTEHAGGANIWLKREDLNHTGSHKINNALGQLLLARRLGKTKIIAETGAGQHGVATATVCAKFGMECTVFMGAEDVRRQALNVFRMKLLGAKVVAVEAGSRTLRDAVNEALRSWVVNLEDTHYIIGSAIGPHPFPTIVRTFQSVIGRETKQQMLEKRGKLPDAVVACVGGGSNAVGMFYPFAEDKSVKMLGVEAGGDGVDTLRHSATLTAGSKGVLHGVRTYILQNEHGQIDETHSVSAGLDYPGVGPELSNWKDTDRAKFIACTDAQAFIGFRLMSQLEGIIPALESSHGIWGAIELAKTMKKGEDVVICLSGRGDKDVQSVADELPKIGPVIGWDLRF
- a CDS encoding hypothetical protein (EggNog:ENOG503P48N); protein product: MIPPIDDLVLQQNPEFAALYTTLTTVILNPDASTRKDPKAKKRAAELDTHRLKTAKHHLLINAISTAHPTTEQPPPPAQEKPSLLRHRSTRSRSESQPLKPSDPLPPPLPLAQPKPPPLPQSLLDLLLLLPPLLSPSSPIPPSQLPLLLSSPPFSLLPSHVPLLSSFLSQTLHTSALTLARLSQPNTNPSFLHRSIPSLPAFTLTQLETLHHKKYSLLRSRLSLAVSVSNLLNQQILILSKLIRSLEAKHGPVSRWLEYSASERALVAQKQELEIKSVSRALKKEVYSPEVATALGNYSRHLRDAKSRLEERIKGLEGELGEYHHQDASTEREKTRKMREMARVYADMGRQLDEVRKDLERLDTA